In Styela clava chromosome 10, kaStyClav1.hap1.2, whole genome shotgun sequence, the sequence aacccaactcaaatttaagccaaattagattcattaaaatagtgtttatattccttatgacgtcatactaaatcgcaaaccggcctgagaaacaaagacggatgaaataatgatgcaagattaaataccaaaaggtaccaacgtttaggacccacgctattggcatttttcacagcttaggataacttacaacatgcgtaaataaatttagtcactgaaacgttgggttaaaagaacttggcacaaacaatgttaatgagagcaatcgcgattAAGTAAGTGATAGCTtatcctacaactaatgctggcaatataacacgtccataacactgacacgttttcattgtaaatttgctcaaagcaaagtcacgagaacttactcaaaagatgatctcaaagttaggataacgacgaccactaatttcattttatttattgtcaccatccagaattattaaaaatttgatgaaacagagttgGCGATGAAagaggaatcgaacatttttcttcaacatcaagaaacgagtataggtatcgtattattaaagcgtattattgttttactatgtttcttgatataaacttttatgtgtgtcggtaggtcaactgaacagacaaaagtactaaaagctgaaagtgataATATGGGTTGCAGGGGCCCCATATTCTACTCCAATTTATGGAAATCAACTGCCGCTTCCAGTACATACGACAGACCACCAATAAATTTGATATCGAGATAAGAAAATTCAGGAAATATTGATGCATGATATCGAATCATAGGGATGATAATTACGGACATAActtctcaaaataaattaatcGTATCATAtgcttgaataaataaagtagtttatGTCTTTTCGCAAATAATAGGTTGAATAATTTGTCTTCATTTAATTTACCTCTTCTGGTGAGTATCGACAAATCGATGACCAAGAGAGGTTCAGTTCAGTAAGCCGATTGTATGCCAACAGTATTTCGATCACGCCTGAAATAGTGACTTCTTTACATAATGTCAGATTTAAATGAGTCAGGAATAAACAGTTCGATATGCATCTGTGATATAAACGTAGAAAGaattaaattgtttattttttgacacCGGAGGTGATTAAAATAACAtcatattttccatattttgatcatatatatataaaattttgttgcaCAAATCATCGCGTGAGTCAATGTGCAgaattttgggtactcccgaagtatgtgtaccaggttagggttaggccatataattttattacgagtttgggaactgtctgtgttagccaagtgaatatctccctgtccataggtttcagtccctttacacaaattgatgtaaaataggcgaacaaaataagtcacttccatattggtacacatacttctggagtgcggaattttgaaattaaaataacaaatacatTTAGAAGTTCAACAATTCTCAATTTTGACTTGATTTCCGTCCAGTGGGTGATGGTAAGAATGACGACGAGCCTTGTTgaaaatactatatatatatataaaattattcagaattgtataaagaaaatagaaaatcatattttataaagTTGGTACTTTGTGCACAAAATCAAAATGTGCATACATAATAACCTGATTTCAAGCACAGTTCGGATGTTCAAtactcaactttttttttgtaggAGTTAATTTAACCATATCTGGTATAATACATTACGATAACTCACGCGATTTTATTCCATAATCTACATACTTGTAAGCATCTACCCAGAGACGAAATATTCAGCATTCTAAATATGTAGAGAACGATTTCTTACGGAAGGGAGAGGACTGCAAAAACAATATGATTGGTTGGAAATAAGTATGATATTAGACGAgaaattgatcaaatttgaCTCACTCGAAATATCTTTACTAGACGATGATTTTGAATATGGGGATTTCCAAAGACCACAAGTGAATGGTTTTTCGTTAGAAAAATAAGCAGTGGGGTTTCTGTCGAATCTCCAATTTCGTCGTGGTTTTTCCGGAGTTCTACATTTCAATATGACATCGTGTGTAGGGCGCTTAGTTTTCGGCGTTCGTAACAGAAATGTTTCACTTCGTTCATTTGTGTCATCCAGTTCTTCATCATATGATATTTCACCAATGATTCCCAAATCATCATATAACAATTCTTTTTCCTTATCGGCCTCTAGGTTGCACAAATTATTCGTGGAGTCGCTTATTTCATCTACTTCCATTAGCCagatattagatatatataaaataatacggATAAAATTTAGGGATTCCAAcgttatatatatttcacagtGGACTATAATTGAaagatatcagacggtggtttgtcacgtTAAAAAGGCTAAGttataaaaacgaaaaaaactggaacggtgaaattttagtttcaactcCCCAAAACCAATtccacctcatagcttgcgccgctctacccgtccgcttccgtttgcggggacgttgtTACTCACCAAacggcggattgaaacatcaaacCGCGGACAGGAGTGAGGATAAAGTATCAGTGTGAGaactgattttccactgtgccttTTCCACTGTTCTTCAAAAAACAATGCcaaataatttttcagtaaTTACAGCGTAAATCTTTCCAAATTTTCATAACAGACAATCATAAAAATGAGCAGGGCGCTGTTTTTAGGAGAAATGGCAAAACTTTATTTGTCAACTTATTCCGGTCCAGATAGCATGATGCTTGCCACAGTGTCAAAAAAATGTTCTGCTGGCGCGTCAAAGCCCAATCAGTTGTCTTACTTATTTCAAAAGCGTTCGATAGAGTTTGGCGTGGACTGGTTGACGCAAAAACGCTTGGAACAGCTGGTCATAATCTTGTTACTAAACGCGTTATCAATATGACATATCAAAGATAATAGAGATAGACCCAGAGCGGTGGTCCTAAAACTTCAATGACCCGTGTCCTCCTCTCAAAAACCCTTTCTCTCGTATAAAAATTCAGGTTTTGCCTCAACGCAATTTCGTCAGTTATTTTATGGCCGTTATCTATAATAAAACAACCAACAAATGAAAGCgaaaaattgcaaataattGCAATGGTAAAACTCACCTCAAATTAATATAGCTCTGGACATAATTAAAGTATTTGTTCGTGCCCTTCACAAAAACGCCCCCGTGACTCTTCTAAAGGGCCGAGGGTCCGAAATGGAGAAAAGCAAACCTAACGACCCAAAGCTTCTTTTTGCATTATCTGCAAATCAATATAAACTGTTCAATACAATTATTTCTGCACAACAAAGTTTATTATAAAGTGAGAATAACAAAATCCATATGAAtagatgaaaatataaaaaattaggcTTAAAAAATGTTGTAGTCTTAGAACAAGAAAGTCTTAAGCTGTTTCAACGCAGTTcgataaatattcattttaaacaaCTTCAGTGTTTGAGGGTGTCTATATATTGCGGGGTGGTCACGCTCTATAAAGGGACGTAGAACAATAGTAGAAgcgaaatgaaacaaaattacttttatgacttaaaagtatttattaaatttgtatCGAAACCAATATTTGACTTCGGTAATCACTAGGCTCTAAAACTTGTCACGTTGTTGAAGAATTTGTGCgggattatatttttgaaaattaaacttCGATGTTTACTCGCCATGGTGATATCTCTCCCACGGATCACCACAAATATATTTGCTAATTTCAGCTGCAAATCCCGGATTATATCATCATGACTTGCTGAATAAatccaattttgaaaatataaattaaatattgcgCGAGTCAAATAGAAACTGACTTTTGCTTTGTAACGACATGGTCGGTGAGCGTAAATACAACAAAGAGATTGCTCATTAACATGACGCGATAGAGAGTAGTTATCAACCACAAAACAGGAAAATCGTTTTATATGttttatgtgtttttattagttacagaaaatcaataaaatttaaagtTGACAAGAGGAACATCAATTCAATAGTTGGAATAAGCCACACTACAGAAATTGAGATGAATAACCCATGcacaataatgaaaatattaagaATATGCTTTTATTCAGTAAACTATGTTTTCACCGTCTTCTTCGACTGTCAGTGCCAGGATTAGTCTGCGACAGACAAAGCAGCGAAATTTTTGACCCAAAAACTTAACAGAACGGTGAAGTCAGAGTGAGGTGCCATAATTAACTAAGCATGGTCTTAACAGGAAGTAgcaatcaaatattaattaccAAACTATCCCGGAAAAGGGAAACATACGTCTAACTCAGGGTCGTTCAACCAtttggccgaagggccacatgtggtTTACTAATAAATGCGCGGGCCACTTTacatggtagttatgttctagttttgctacactgactacagtTTAATGAAGAAACAAACAATACCCTCTCACcaaattttcacaattatcaGAACAATAAAACTCAATAAAACTAGGAAGAAGCTCCGTCAAACATTCGTTGTTGACGTCAAATCCACAGTCCCACTTCATTCTGAAGGTTATTCATCAAATACAAACGCTCAATCTATTCCTCTCGGGCTGGTTCGTTCGGAGGAAGAATAGACTACGCCTATGCTTTGGTATTAGTAAATATCGATTAAGGTAACACTTGAATGCGTTCACGCCAGTTAAATCAGAAAACGGGTAATTTTATGAGATGATAGCGCTTTCACATTTGCAGGGTGCCCAtaaaaggtactcccgtagtgtgtgtaccaggttagggttcggccatagttttattcctattttcctcattttagttccattacgagttcggggactgtctgtgtcagccaagtaAAAATACCCCCTGTCCAAAAGTTTAGTCCCATTatgcaacttgatgtaaaataggcgaacaaaattagttacctcaatattggtatatatacatacttctggagcgctccATATAAAGTCTTAAATAtgtcgataccatatattgttttggtcctTACATATGTATTGaatgaggtaaaaatactatatatatatatacctaaacaattactgattggaAATCAGCAAATAAGGTTAAGATATTATGAGaactgaaattgaaattgtaaagggtcTTTATAGACATCCTGTCTGACTGAATTTCTTCCAGAAATattgagtataatttttttgtctGGTAGATACTAGGTGCACTGACAAACGGACGACCTCACAGCCAACCGAGTTCGAGACTGAAAACATTGTGAAGGCGCCAGATCCGAAAGTTTATCGGAAAGTATtcatttatcatatatatttgaCATACTGAATTCACCGTAGAAGATATCACAGGCCCTCTGCCCCAAATATGATAACAATacgtaggggaaagtggggaaggttgggacacttttttggggctcccgaagtatgcgaaccaagatggcggacatcggaatgtaatatgtgtactaggttagggttaggccataattttagctataaatactacgggaggctcttggctagtcttcgaacggataataggactaaaagaaggaaaattggaaaaaaattttcgcctaaccctaacctgttacccatgttacgttccgatgtccgccatcttggttcgcatacttcgggagcgcccttttttcttttgcatattttgagccctTCATTCTGCACATCCATATAACTTTGCGGGATTAATGcagagaggggtaaatgtagtttttattcagcgactaagaaattcccttgcgacacacatctcaACACCataatgctttgaaaaacgtttgtcaagtgtcccactgtaccccacttgtgggacacattcggacagacaCTGGGGCACTAAGGGTCATTCTGataaaattcaacgaagtatgcccttaaaaataagaaattaaacagcataatcgtctaaagaacaagGAGACCTCAAATTTAAAGATTTAggatttttgaaatcaatgttcaaccgaaatatttcagatatttcaccaaaaaaatcgcattcaaattaaattatttcctAATTCGAATcgaaatctggaaatatttttgattttcgaatatatttcatattggaccACGAGTCGAAAGATACCataatgttacataaaaatataacgcatctataggtctctaagcacttgttgtatcaaacactgtcgtaTTGTGCCATGTAGgacatgtcccactgaaccccggtccattgtcccccataataaacaaatatcttcagatcatcccacggcaaaattcggaaagcacatccactcgccaacgttataaatatttcacagtggacTATAGCTGAaagatatcagacggtggtttgtcacgtTAAAAAGGATAAgtcagaaaaaagaaaaaacctGGAAcagtgaaattttagtttcaactcCCCAAAACCAATAtaacctcatagcttgcgccgctctacccgtccgctgtccgtttgcggggacgttgtaactcaccgaagggcggattgaaacatcaaacCGCGGACAGGAGTgaggatatagtatcagtgtgagagcTGCTTTTCCACTGTTCTTCAAAAAACAATGCCAAATAATTTTCCAGTAATTACAGCGTAAATCTTTTCAATGCGATCTTCCAAATTTTCATAACAGACAATCATAAAAATGAGAAAAGCGCTGTTACTAGGAGAAATGGCAAAACTTTATTTGTCAACTTATTCCGGTCCACACTGTAAAAAATATCATGGTGTTTACAGGgtgatttttgtaaaaattacaaattttactCTGTTATTAACAATGACATAGAATATTATGTAAATTTTACAAGTTCGGCTATGTAAAAATACATGAATCTATGTAAAGTTGATAATACagagtattttttgtaaaaaggTCATCAAAACATTAAAACTTTTgttaaaaaaacatattttatgtaaatgtaaCAGAAGTTCACGGAAAATTGATTTACATAGTAGTAATTTTATACGTTTTCACgcaaaacatatttttctgtaaaatcatcatataaacttaaaatatatttcatatgttTCATAGATTCTAAGTAGAATATATTATCCGCTAGCAGTAGTGGGATCGTGGGAAAGTAATTCAACTTTAGGGggtgttatttatatatatatcttgtcGTTCTCAGGGGTTTCTGCTATTGCGATGaccttttttaaataataaaaaattggttGTAAATTTTAGTAAATCATGTCGTTTACTGGCGTATAATCCCAGTTCTATACTAGCAAATGCAATCACACGTGATTCAGTATAAAAATGGAAATCACAGTATAAACAGAGAGGGTGGTGTAAATTCAGGGGAATGTAGGGAAATTATTACtggtattttatatatttgtcttCGATAGACATTTGTCATAAAAGTTACACGTGACCATTTCGTCTACaggtgtctcacaataaattctgttacgtaaagaatacaATCTTCAAAACAGCCGTTTTGCTAATATGGATAAGTGAGGCGTCGTGGGTCGGATTGatttactccgcgggccgtaggttgtcGACCCCTATTTTACCGTATGGATGTTTCCCAGAAAATCGACTTTTTTGTTCATATCCGTAACAATGATCAATCAGTAAAATGTCAAAGTTGTCGGaacaattagaaattttgcAGCTTCTCGTACACATCGTTCGCttagacagatattcaagcatagttgtaaacattgcctcggtTTTACGTGTTATTTAACGCTTTTTAATTGTCTTTTCATAACTTAGTtgtaaatgaagtattttaatgGTCATTATGTATTCAGGTGAGTTGCAGTTTTGTctcaataatcaaaaattagtcccggGAAATCTGCGATAGACTATGCTAAAATGAGCTATAATTGCTGTACGTGTAAGCGGCATGtggttgtatattttaataaaaataagggTTTTGAGCATGTAAATCAGTTTATGTCAACTCTctaaaacactctcaaaataagcaTCCAAACTTTTGCGATAGTAAAGTacagtatagggagaatttttcgggggtcaaggGTCGAGGAAACGTCCATTGTTACGCCATAATCTCTACGCAGGTTTGCGCATGCgtacaaaatttgaatttcgcCGCCTTTTACTGCACTTGAGACTACGGAGTTTGCAacttataagtataagtataagtttatttcgactccataatcagcataacaatacatttgacagataaaaacaaataaataaaatctgattatgaaatcaggggagcaaacaaaaccttagataaggtttataacgtacaaaatataagatgaaaggttttgccaagaggaagtggtacgtgtttactcacctaaaattatcaagttatttcacacacgctcacatgcacccaccagccacacacacacacaaccactgagaagttatttaagtaagaatggaacgcgataaatttagggtatactatacagtaaacaaaaaaataaataaatactagaaaagaaaattatctgccacaccatattgatatttttgtaatggttgccattgccaaaatgatcgatcttctaatcgttaattaggtatataaaaggaagattctattgaaaacatattgccaagctgattatagttggagtcaaatgccaagttgcccaaccaaagttgccagaattgggtgcatgaagaggtgggcgagaccatttcattccccaaattagagcctattattgccaaattatagtccagattgtaataagtaattaagttaccggtaacagtaaaattactataattaagtaaagtaggatgtggaaataaattggttacaaagggtctaagtgaggtttttcattcttgggtattgatttcagacaaggatatgGGAATTGTGTTTCGGGCGATGTTAGAGCATTGATGACTACATATGTTAAGGTATCAATGATGTTAGTCAACTCACAGACAACAGTTATTAGAATGTTGTTAGAATTGTTTGCTGACTGGGCATGGGAGGGATAAAAGTCGACAAATACTGGTACTGCAATACCGTGAGATGATGATCAAAAGATAGTCTACTACAGTACGATACTAGGCCTAGCCTATTACCGGTAAGTTCTTTAAAGTGACCTTACAGTTACAGCACCAATTAGTACTGTAGTACCGGTAACGTAGACTACCGTGCGGTACCAATAACTTGCTTGAATTATTGTGCTGTTTTTATTCCGAATATGTAAAATCAGTCTTCTATTGATATGAACAAGTTAACTTTACAACTTTAATGTAGACTAAGTTAGGCCACGTCCTGACGTCCAGCACGTTGTTTGGTCAAATTATTAAACTGAATGAAAATTGTGTTTTCATAGTTGTCTTACGGTAGGCTGCTGGTACCGATACTCTGCACATTTCTGTTAAcgttaatttaaattttatgttttcagaTGAATCTGCTTCCACATCAACAATTGAGATGCCCTTTTTTTGTCCTGATGTTGGGCTTTTGGATACAGGCCTATTTTTGCTGCAGTTATAGGATAACGTTACACGAAAACTTCAAATGAGGGATGAACAGACCAGTGCCTCTGGAATACATTAACAGGTAACTAACTTAATGCTTTATCggtaataaaaacaatttcCTTCGAGTTCGTGTGTGAGATTCAACCTATCAATTTAGTCTAGTCATGCAGGTGTCTGACAGGTCAGAAGTCAAGCAGTTGCATTTTTTGTTTAACTTACGTAATTATGGTTTTATGTGTCTTCGGGAGGATGGGGTTTGCAGGAAAGCGAATAAAACGACTGAACCACGACCACTCGCCCTTTCTTCAGACTATGTCTGTTTGtgttcagatgcatggacttaatggtggaaGAAGTCGTAACCAGCCAGCAATTACATGAACcatggtggcgaggagtccaccAATCAATCCCCTTGCACATAGTTACTCCACAGGCAGATAGAATCTACCCAAGGTAATCTGAGGTACAATGCAATTCTAATGCCAAGAAGCTCATATGCAATGCATAAAGCGGTAATGTAAAGTTGGTGGCTGTGTTTAAGTTAACTGTATTTAATTTTTCTCTCATGATAAGTGGggatttcaaaaattgattctttaactttttttcctaacctattttattgtatttcagATTATTTGCAGAATCTGGTGTACATCCCACAGAGAAATTAAAAGGACAAGATTACAACTTGGGTTTGGGGTATTCATAGCCAGATATTATCTTCCACAAATCAGTTAAATGTATTTGAACTGTTGTCCTACAGTTTATCCATAATCCAGATGCCTTGTAATTTGGGTTAGGCTCCATGTTACACATTACTTTTGGTCAATTTTTCACTTTATATATACTGTTGGTGTTACTATGTGGTCCCTGTTTTTCATTGTAATATGTCTATCAAActaatttttacaatttacttCAATTGGTTATTTTATTCTCGTTTGGGGCATTCATAGCCAGATATCATCTTCCACAAATCAGTTAAATGTATTTGAACTCTTGTCCTACAGTTTATCCATAATCCAGATGCCTTGTAATTTGGGTTAGGCTCCATGTTACACATTACTTTTGGTCAATTTTTCACTTTATATATACTGTTGGTGTTACTATGTGGTCCCTGTTTTTCATTGTAATATGTCTATCAAActaatttttacaatttacttCAATTGGTTATTTTATTCTCTTATATTTGATTAGCAAATGTCACAAGgaagaataatatttattaatgtttATGTGAACTGAATCTGATTCTGAAATTATCTTGAAAATGTAGAAATCCAGCTTAAGCACCAATTTTTGGAATGAAACTATCTAAAAGTCTGTGTATGTAAAGAAAATGCCTTGAAAAGTCAATATTGCTTTACAAATTAATACCCCTtcatgaaaagtttcaatatattattgttttataaatttggGATGGTTACTCAATGgccagaaatatttaaaaaacggccttttttgaatattttcgctTTGTATTTATATGCATAATATGTTTGTTATATTATTAATCAAAAtcctatttattttaaatgaaaacatttAGTTTTCAAAATACAGTCATTTCGGATATATGATATTTTGAACTAACTTCAGTAAttctaaatttttcatattctttGGTAACTAGTTTCGTTcaagaaattgaattttattctgaCATGCTTATAATGaactgaattttttatattagtatGAACTTGGTACCACCGTTTCTATGCCTTTGCCAGTGATTGAAGActgttttgatttgattttttggATGTTTTGGCTTTTAGTGAAGTTGAAGTGTTTTGGAagtattcaaattttctttatG encodes:
- the LOC144428084 gene encoding S-phase kinase-associated protein 2-like, whose protein sequence is MLNISSLGRCLQVCRLWNKIACISNCLFLTHLNLTLCKEVTISGVIEILLAYNRLTELNLSWSSICRYSPEELVSGLPSTINHLNLGGFRDTMQDGHVAEIVARCMQPSRS